In the Nocardia asteroides genome, CAGCTTAGCTGGCGGGAGCCCGGCGACCAAATCGCCGGGGTCCGAACGCTTTCGGCGATCGGCTCTCCGCTGGGGTACCAGGACTCGAACCTAGAATGGCTGAACCAGAATCAGCTGTGTTGCCAATTACACCATACCCCAATGACCAGGCGACCCCGACCTCGCTTCCGGCTGAATGCGAGGGGGCGTTTTCCGGCCGGGAAGAAGAGTACCAAAGGGGCCGGGGTAAACTACAAATCGCCTGGTCAGACCCCTGTTTCAGCCCTCGGGGCGCCACTGGAGCGCGGCGTTCAGCCTGGCCAGCGAGAGTTCCCGCCCGAGCAGCTCCATCGACTCGTACAGCGGCGGGCTGATGTGCGACCCGGTGATCGCCACCCGCACCGGCGCGAATGCCTTCCTCGGTTTCAACTCCAGTTTCTCGATCAATGCGACGCGCAGCGCCTCCTCGATCGCGGCGGTGGTCCATTCCGGCAGCGCTTCGAGTGCGCCGAGCGTGGCCCGCAGTACCGGCTCGGCGGCTTCGCCGAGATTCTTCGACCCGGCCGCGGGGTCGATCGAGAACTCGCCGACGGGGGCGAACAGGAATCGCAGCAGCCCCCACGCGTCATCCAGAACCACGATCCGGGTCTGGACCAACTCGGCGGCCGCGGCGAAGACCTTCTCGTCGATTTCCGCGCCGATCCGGCCCTGCCCGGTCAGGAACTCCCGGAGCCTGCGGGCGAAATCTCCGGCCTCCAGCAAACGGATGTGTTCCGCGTTGATCGCGTCGGCCTTCTTCTGGTCGAAACGGGCCGGGTTGGAATTCACCGAGGAAATGTCGAACGCCTCGACCATCTCCGTCATGGAGAACACGTCGCGGTCGTCGGCGAGGCCCCAACCGAGCAGCGCGAGGTAATTCAGCAAACCTTCGGGAACAAAGCCGCGATCGCGATGGGCGAACAGGTTGGACTCCGGATCCCGCTTCGACAACTTCTTGTTGCCCGGCCCCATGACGAAGGGCAGGTGACCGAACTCGGGGGTGAACTCGGCGACCCCGATCCGGCGCAGCGCGGCATAGAGCGCGAGCTGCCGCGGGGTCGACGAGAGCAGGTCCTCGCCGCGCAGCACGTGGGTGATCCGCATGAGCGCGTCGTCGACCGGGTTGACCAGCGTGTACAGCGGATCCCCCGACCCGCGGGTGAGCGCGAAATCGGGCACCGTCCCGGCCTTGAAGACGGTCTCCCCGCGCACCAGGTCGTGCCAGCCGAGGTCCTCGTCCGGCATCCGCAGCCGCACCACCGCGGGCCGCCCCTCGGCCTTGTACGCCGCGATCCGCTCGGCCGTCAGCTCCCGGTCGAAGTTGTCGTAGCCGAGCTTCGGATCGCGTCCCGCGGCGCGGTGCCGAGCCTCGACTTCGTCCGGCGTGGAGAAGGATTCGTACGCCTCACCGGCCGCCAGCAACCTCTGCACGACGTCCAGATGCTGCCCCCGGCGCAGGGATTGGCGGTACGGCTCGTAGGGCCCGCCGACCTCCGGGCCCTCGTCCCAGGTGAGGCCGAGCCAGCGCAGCGCGTCCAGGATCGCGGCGTACGACTCCTCGGTGTCGCGGGCCGCGTCGGTGTCCTCGATCCGGAAGACGAAGGTGCCGCCGTGGTGCCGGGCGAACGCCCAGTTGAACAGCGCGGTGCGCACCAACCCCACGTGCGGGGTCCCGGTGGGCGACGGGCAGAAGCGGACCCGAACTTCGGTCATGGCTCTCTTTCAGCGTTTCGTGGCAACGGGATTGGTCAGCGTACCTATTCCCTCGACGGTCACGGAGACGTTCTGGCCCGCCTGCACCGGGCCGACGCCCTCGGGGGTGCCGGTCAGCAGCACGTCGCCGGGGAGCAGCGTCATCACCGTACTGACGAACTCGATCAACGTCGGAATGTCGTGCAGCAGCAGGGATGTCCGGCTGCGCTGGCGCACCTCGCCGTCGAGCTCGGTGGTGATCTCCAGATCGCCCGGGTCCAGCTCGGTCTCGATCCACGGCCCGAGCGGGCAGAAGGTGTCGTACCCCTTGCCCCTGGTCCACTGCCCGTCCGACTGCTGCTGGTCGCGCGCCGTGACGTCGTTCGCGACGGTGTAGCCGAGGATGACGTCGCGCGCCTTCGCGGCGGGCACGTCCTTGCACGGGCGGCCGATCACCACCGCCAGCTCGCCCTCGTAGTCGACCCGGGAAGAGCTGGGCGGCAGGATGATCGGGGCGTTCGGGCCGACGATGGCGGTGTTCGGCTTGAGGAAGATGACCGGCGATTCCGGTGCCTCGCCGCCCATCTCCGCGGCGTGCGCGGCGTAGTTCTTGCCCACGCACACCACCTTGCTCGCCAGGATCGGCGCGAGCAGCCGCACGTCGGCCACCGGCCAGCTCCGGCCGGTGTAGGTAGGGCTGCCGAACGGATGCTCGGCGATCTCCCGCGCGACACTCTCGGATCCCTCGCCCTCGATACGGGCGAAGGCGACTCCGTCGGGACTGGCTACTCGACCTAGGCGCATGGCCGCAGTCTATCGACCCGGTGCCACCTGCTCGAACACACCCGACCGAGCGGTCCGCTCCGATCCGGTGTACCGTGACCTCAATGTTCATTTGGTGAGATGACTATCCCAAATTGTGGGAATGCGAGGTGGCTCATGGTGGCGACGACGGCGGCCGTCGGCGAACGGCGGCGCTGGGCCATGCTCGGGCTCGGGGTGTTCGCGCAGGCCGCGAGCGCGGTCTTCATCCACGGCGTGCCGTTCCTGCTCCCCGCGCTCACCGACGGCGGGATGGCGCTGCCCACCGCGGGGCTGCTGGTCGCCATGCCCACCGTCGGGCTGGTCTGCACGCTGATCGCCTGGGGCTGGGTGGTGGACCGGATCGGCGAGCGCAAGGTGCTCGTGGCCGGGCCGCTGATCACCGCCGTCGCGGGCGGCGCGGCCGCGTTCACCGCGCACCCGATCGCGCTCGGCGCCTTGCTCTTTCTCGGCGGTGCGGGGGCCGCCAGCAC is a window encoding:
- the gltX gene encoding glutamate--tRNA ligase; protein product: MTEVRVRFCPSPTGTPHVGLVRTALFNWAFARHHGGTFVFRIEDTDAARDTEESYAAILDALRWLGLTWDEGPEVGGPYEPYRQSLRRGQHLDVVQRLLAAGEAYESFSTPDEVEARHRAAGRDPKLGYDNFDRELTAERIAAYKAEGRPAVVRLRMPDEDLGWHDLVRGETVFKAGTVPDFALTRGSGDPLYTLVNPVDDALMRITHVLRGEDLLSSTPRQLALYAALRRIGVAEFTPEFGHLPFVMGPGNKKLSKRDPESNLFAHRDRGFVPEGLLNYLALLGWGLADDRDVFSMTEMVEAFDISSVNSNPARFDQKKADAINAEHIRLLEAGDFARRLREFLTGQGRIGAEIDEKVFAAAAELVQTRIVVLDDAWGLLRFLFAPVGEFSIDPAAGSKNLGEAAEPVLRATLGALEALPEWTTAAIEEALRVALIEKLELKPRKAFAPVRVAITGSHISPPLYESMELLGRELSLARLNAALQWRPEG
- a CDS encoding fumarylacetoacetate hydrolase family protein; this translates as MRLGRVASPDGVAFARIEGEGSESVAREIAEHPFGSPTYTGRSWPVADVRLLAPILASKVVCVGKNYAAHAAEMGGEAPESPVIFLKPNTAIVGPNAPIILPPSSSRVDYEGELAVVIGRPCKDVPAAKARDVILGYTVANDVTARDQQQSDGQWTRGKGYDTFCPLGPWIETELDPGDLEITTELDGEVRQRSRTSLLLHDIPTLIEFVSTVMTLLPGDVLLTGTPEGVGPVQAGQNVSVTVEGIGTLTNPVATKR